In Gimesia benthica, a single window of DNA contains:
- a CDS encoding hemolysin family protein has protein sequence MVPLVITVLIALILFSGLLGFSLRDFSRSRLETLCTEAGVPDRFSEILRSHPTVLLAADICHLTGVILLSIILTRLYIHIPAEFNSLVVTAQFAAELLLGLLTAILVMLTLPWTLSRIAGEQFLQRSWPLVRWIPIFLSPVTWLSWKIDEFSHRLAGKEENKNGREANISEEILSVVEEGARGGILESEAGKMIQRVMELQDEDVGAIMTQRMDMEYISVTASLDEALLKFIDVGHSRIPVIGESTDDIVGILYARELLKHYSKENQNLNSAEQLTIKDLMFTPFYIPETTGIDSLLETMQKEHVHMAIVIDEYGGVAGLVTMEDVLEEIVGDIVDEFDEEEEQMIFELGENLVEVDARVHIDDLNEQYDYGLPEGKDFDTIGGFVITQFGKVPLPGETMTWQQLRIEVIESDERRISKLRIELDPSLMEEIDADA, from the coding sequence ATGGTCCCGCTGGTTATTACCGTACTCATCGCCTTGATCCTGTTTTCAGGGTTACTGGGCTTTTCTCTGAGAGATTTCTCACGCAGCCGACTGGAAACACTTTGTACTGAGGCGGGAGTCCCAGATCGATTCAGCGAAATTCTACGTTCACACCCTACCGTCCTGCTGGCCGCTGATATCTGCCATCTAACTGGTGTTATTCTCCTCTCAATTATCCTGACGCGACTGTATATACACATACCGGCCGAATTCAATTCGCTGGTTGTCACCGCTCAGTTTGCGGCTGAGTTGCTGTTAGGACTTTTGACTGCCATTCTGGTTATGTTAACTCTCCCTTGGACTCTGTCCCGCATTGCGGGAGAACAGTTCCTGCAGCGTTCCTGGCCACTGGTTCGCTGGATCCCCATTTTCCTGAGCCCAGTCACGTGGCTGTCCTGGAAAATCGATGAATTCTCACACCGCCTGGCAGGTAAAGAAGAGAACAAGAACGGCCGCGAGGCAAACATCAGTGAAGAAATCCTCTCGGTAGTAGAAGAAGGAGCCCGAGGAGGCATTCTGGAATCGGAAGCTGGCAAGATGATCCAGCGGGTGATGGAACTGCAGGATGAGGACGTTGGAGCTATTATGACCCAGCGAATGGATATGGAATACATTTCCGTAACTGCATCTTTGGATGAAGCTCTGCTCAAATTCATCGATGTAGGACATTCCCGGATCCCTGTAATTGGAGAATCTACAGATGACATCGTCGGCATTCTCTATGCCAGGGAACTTCTTAAGCATTACTCCAAAGAAAATCAGAACCTGAACTCAGCGGAACAGCTCACAATAAAGGATCTGATGTTTACCCCCTTCTACATCCCTGAAACAACCGGAATCGATTCACTGCTGGAAACCATGCAGAAAGAGCATGTCCACATGGCAATTGTCATCGATGAGTACGGCGGAGTAGCAGGTCTGGTCACCATGGAAGATGTTCTCGAAGAAATCGTCGGGGATATCGTCGATGAATTTGATGAAGAAGAGGAGCAGATGATTTTTGAACTGGGTGAAAACCTGGTGGAAGTCGATGCCCGTGTCCACATCGATGACCTGAATGAACAATATGATTATGGACTGCCTGAAGGCAAAGACTTCGATACGATCGGAGGATTCGTAATCACCCAGTTCGGTAAAGTCCCTCTACCGGGAGAAACCATGACCTGGCAACAGTTGCGTATTGAGGTCATTGAATCGGACGAACGCAGAATCAGTAAGCTACGTATCGAACTTGACCCCTCTCTGATGGAAGAAATCGACGCTGACGCCTAG
- the dusB gene encoding tRNA dihydrouridine synthase DusB, with translation MNQTLPPKPASRPAVCYGTLKLESRYLLSPLAGYTNLPFRRIVRELGGVGLATTDLVNARGLLAGSEKTLQLIQTCPEDSPFAVQIFGSKPEYMRDAAQLLESRGVDSIDINMGCPVNRIVKGGAGASMMCRPSDTVALVQTVVDAVKIPVTVKMRLGWDDSDLSAPFFAREFEQVGIVAVAIHGRTREQGFKGNVNHDGIRQVVEAVESIPVIGNGDVTSIADADFMLKTTGCAGVSIGRGALANPWIFRQLVQWEQTGDCDPPGNFDERLELLLRQFRYLLEMTTENRAISMFRKMGHWYLKSMRVKPALRHEFQCAQTLADFDQAIRNIASQGPTSGSRTGTLPVMHIPVPGGPVERW, from the coding sequence ATGAATCAAACTTTACCTCCTAAACCCGCGTCTCGTCCTGCCGTCTGTTATGGGACGTTGAAGCTCGAGTCGCGATATCTGCTTTCTCCATTAGCGGGCTACACAAATTTACCCTTTCGACGGATTGTCAGGGAACTGGGTGGTGTCGGGCTGGCAACCACCGATCTGGTGAATGCTCGGGGCCTGCTGGCTGGAAGTGAGAAAACACTTCAGTTGATTCAGACCTGTCCAGAGGACTCCCCCTTTGCAGTGCAAATCTTCGGCAGTAAGCCGGAATACATGCGCGATGCGGCACAGTTACTTGAGTCCCGCGGGGTCGATTCCATCGATATCAATATGGGCTGTCCCGTGAATCGGATCGTCAAGGGGGGCGCCGGGGCCAGTATGATGTGTCGCCCCAGTGATACAGTCGCCCTGGTGCAGACTGTAGTAGACGCTGTCAAAATTCCCGTCACAGTCAAGATGCGGCTCGGTTGGGATGATTCTGATTTATCAGCCCCCTTCTTTGCCCGGGAGTTCGAGCAGGTGGGAATCGTGGCAGTCGCCATCCATGGTCGTACTCGCGAGCAGGGGTTTAAGGGAAATGTAAATCATGATGGCATCCGTCAAGTCGTAGAAGCTGTAGAGTCCATTCCCGTAATAGGCAATGGTGATGTCACCTCGATCGCGGATGCGGATTTCATGCTGAAAACGACAGGTTGTGCGGGGGTTTCGATTGGTCGCGGAGCACTGGCAAACCCATGGATATTCCGGCAACTCGTGCAATGGGAGCAGACAGGAGACTGTGATCCCCCGGGTAATTTTGATGAGCGGCTTGAACTCCTCTTAAGGCAGTTTCGCTATCTGTTGGAGATGACCACCGAGAATCGGGCGATTTCCATGTTTCGCAAAATGGGGCACTGGTATTTGAAATCGATGCGCGTCAAACCGGCATTGCGGCATGAATTCCAGTGTGCCCAGACACTGGCAGACTTTGATCAGGCGATCCGCAATATTGCGTCGCAAGGACCTACTTCTGGATCGCGGACAGGCACATTACCTGTTATGCATATCCCCGTGCCTGGTGGGCCGGTGGAACGCTGGTAA
- the xerC gene encoding tyrosine recombinase XerC: protein MHDAIDSFLRYLDIERNASELTLKSYSEDLGSLLEYLTEYEETLLSPDQIGISELRRYVAYLHECQYEKTTIARRLACLRSFFRYCCREGFTQTNPAKPLRTPRTGRKLPHFLTTDQIGALLEAPPANQKMGLRDRAILETLYSAGLRVSELVALNVSDWDQDANIIRVLGKGRKERIAPIGSYAAKALQRWTAEREGKPESHPDADALFLNRLKTRLTSRSVGRMLEKYLLQTGLDKKTSPHTLRHSFATHLLDGGADLRSVQEMLGHKSLTTTQIYTHVSTARLRETYEKAHPHAQKQYKKR from the coding sequence CTGCACGATGCGATTGATAGTTTCCTCAGGTACCTCGATATCGAGCGAAATGCATCTGAACTGACCTTGAAATCGTATTCAGAAGACTTGGGAAGCCTGCTGGAATATCTGACCGAGTACGAAGAGACGCTACTGTCGCCCGATCAGATCGGAATCAGCGAATTACGACGTTACGTCGCGTACTTACATGAGTGTCAGTACGAAAAAACTACGATTGCCAGACGTCTGGCGTGCCTGCGGAGTTTTTTTCGTTACTGTTGTCGCGAAGGATTCACTCAAACGAATCCGGCCAAGCCGCTTCGAACTCCTCGGACCGGAAGAAAACTGCCTCATTTTTTAACAACAGATCAGATTGGTGCGCTCCTGGAAGCGCCACCTGCCAATCAGAAAATGGGCTTAAGAGACAGAGCCATTCTGGAAACCCTGTATTCAGCAGGGCTGCGTGTTTCCGAACTCGTGGCACTCAATGTAAGCGACTGGGATCAGGATGCAAATATCATCAGAGTGCTTGGAAAAGGCCGCAAGGAACGTATTGCTCCCATCGGCAGTTATGCCGCCAAAGCACTCCAGCGCTGGACAGCAGAACGTGAGGGTAAGCCAGAATCTCATCCTGATGCGGATGCTCTTTTTCTGAACCGGCTAAAGACGCGACTGACATCTCGTAGCGTCGGCCGGATGCTGGAGAAATACCTGCTGCAGACAGGCCTGGACAAAAAGACCAGCCCACATACACTGCGGCACAGCTTCGCTACACATCTGCTGGATGGCGGTGCCGATTTGCGAAGTGTTCAGGAAATGCTGGGGCACAAAAGTCTGACAACCACACAGATCTATACTCACGTCAGCACCGCCCGCCTGCGTGAGACCTATGAAAAAGCCCACCCGCATGCTCAAAAGCAATATAAGAAACGCTGA
- a CDS encoding Gfo/Idh/MocA family oxidoreductase, with amino-acid sequence MVRIGIIGLGPYWEQRYEPVLRMMDQRIQIKAVYDPVRSRAEQVSSQWNAAVASGIEALTTRYPVDAFLLLNSEWMNHYPLKVLSQQHRPVYIAGSLGEDLNLLGEIHERATNQLVTLMPEFSRRYSQATSRFFELVVTRLGKPVSIHLQTCRPAADQQVEIPGQKNETDFLVGLIDWCCYVMRTKPVKVHSSFHSDSSIQSEDHWRIKIEFLPDPVTAAERFALIDIKQHQQSTDSLYPRHQVHCRNGHAEFHSPDEIHWENDTETITESLKSDRQELEVMLDHFCRRAVGGIIPVANIRDVCQAIRLVQLARCSLESGTPQIYQVD; translated from the coding sequence ATGGTCAGAATTGGAATAATAGGGCTCGGCCCATATTGGGAGCAGCGCTATGAACCCGTCCTGCGGATGATGGATCAAAGAATCCAGATCAAAGCCGTCTATGATCCGGTGCGCAGTCGAGCGGAACAGGTTTCATCTCAATGGAATGCAGCGGTCGCCTCAGGGATTGAGGCATTGACCACCCGGTATCCCGTTGACGCTTTCCTGCTGTTAAATTCAGAATGGATGAATCACTATCCATTGAAGGTGCTGAGTCAGCAGCATCGCCCCGTGTATATTGCCGGCAGTCTGGGAGAAGATCTGAATCTCCTGGGGGAAATTCATGAGCGGGCAACCAATCAACTGGTAACATTAATGCCGGAATTCAGCCGTCGTTATTCCCAGGCCACCAGTCGTTTTTTTGAACTGGTTGTCACACGGCTTGGTAAGCCGGTTTCGATCCATCTGCAAACCTGTCGGCCTGCAGCTGATCAACAGGTGGAGATTCCGGGGCAGAAAAATGAAACTGATTTTCTGGTCGGATTAATCGACTGGTGTTGTTACGTCATGCGCACCAAGCCGGTTAAAGTCCATTCCAGTTTCCATTCAGACTCGAGTATTCAGTCAGAGGATCACTGGAGAATTAAAATCGAATTTCTACCAGATCCGGTCACTGCTGCCGAGCGTTTTGCACTAATTGATATTAAACAACATCAGCAGTCGACTGACTCACTTTATCCCCGACATCAGGTTCATTGCCGGAACGGTCACGCAGAATTTCATTCACCGGATGAGATCCATTGGGAAAATGACACAGAAACGATCACGGAATCACTAAAAAGTGACCGTCAGGAACTGGAAGTCATGCTGGATCACTTTTGTCGCAGAGCTGTGGGCGGGATTATCCCTGTAGCGAATATCAGAGATGTCTGTCAGGCGATCCGGCTGGTTCAACTGGCCCGTTGCAGTCTGGAATCAGGGACGCCTCAAATATATCAGGTCGATTAA
- a CDS encoding ornithine cyclodeaminase, producing MGDNTDKPSDLQKQSSLSVSEEIELQGHIIDSLLLPKILDEITVLGGDFSIDEISIGHSRSDSSRAQIKVTAPDEKTLQTILTQIAQHGAVPLEQHDCLLAQADMGGAFPEGFYCTTNQKTEIRVDGNWIPVSLQEMDCGIVVSKDHKSAHCLPMADVQEGELVVLGTRGTRVFPIDRGAPEVAGFSFMNSTVSSEKPKGVTVREIAAEMRRAKQGAGKILVVAGPAVVHTGSRAYFSELIREGYVNLLFAGNALATHDIEESFYGTSLGISMEHGGSSEEGHEHHLRSINRIRRLGSIQNAVEQGVLTSGIMYECVKNRVPFLLAGSIRDDGPLPDIITDTVDAQRKMREMVEGVSFCLMIATTLHSIAVGNLLPASVRVVCVDINPATVTKLADRGTFQTVGLVTDVEPFLRVLLDEINKSS from the coding sequence ATGGGTGATAATACCGATAAACCATCCGATCTCCAGAAGCAGAGTTCACTCAGTGTCAGCGAAGAAATCGAATTACAGGGCCATATAATCGATAGTCTGCTCCTGCCCAAGATTCTGGATGAAATTACGGTTTTGGGTGGCGATTTCTCGATTGATGAGATTTCAATTGGTCATTCCCGGTCTGACAGCAGTCGGGCCCAGATCAAAGTCACTGCCCCCGATGAAAAAACGCTACAGACAATCCTGACTCAGATTGCCCAACATGGGGCAGTTCCTCTGGAACAGCATGACTGTCTTCTGGCACAGGCTGACATGGGTGGCGCATTTCCGGAAGGATTCTATTGCACAACCAATCAGAAAACCGAGATCCGTGTTGATGGAAACTGGATTCCGGTATCGCTCCAGGAAATGGACTGTGGCATCGTGGTGAGTAAAGATCATAAATCAGCTCACTGCCTGCCGATGGCTGATGTTCAGGAGGGTGAACTGGTCGTGCTGGGTACCCGAGGCACACGTGTCTTTCCCATAGATCGAGGTGCACCAGAAGTTGCGGGTTTTTCATTCATGAACAGTACTGTCTCAAGTGAGAAACCCAAGGGCGTTACAGTCCGTGAAATCGCCGCCGAGATGCGACGCGCGAAGCAGGGAGCCGGAAAGATACTGGTGGTCGCCGGTCCTGCGGTAGTACATACCGGGAGTAGAGCCTATTTCAGCGAGTTAATCAGGGAAGGGTATGTCAATCTGCTGTTCGCCGGGAACGCTCTGGCTACCCACGACATCGAAGAATCGTTTTATGGGACCAGCCTGGGAATCTCTATGGAACATGGTGGATCCAGTGAAGAAGGACACGAACACCATTTACGTTCAATCAACCGGATTCGTCGTCTGGGTAGTATTCAGAATGCAGTCGAGCAGGGGGTCTTAACATCAGGGATCATGTATGAATGCGTGAAGAATCGGGTCCCCTTCCTGCTGGCGGGAAGTATTCGTGATGATGGTCCCTTGCCGGATATCATCACAGATACGGTCGATGCGCAGCGAAAAATGCGTGAAATGGTAGAGGGAGTCTCTTTCTGTCTGATGATCGCTACCACTCTGCATTCGATCGCTGTCGGGAATCTGTTACCGGCCAGTGTCAGAGTGGTCTGTGTGGATATTAACCCGGCTACTGTCACTAAACTGGCAGATCGCGGCACATTTCAGACAGTAGGGCTGGTTACTGATGTGGAACCTTTTCTCAGAGTGCTGCTCGATGAAATCAATAAATCATCGTAA
- a CDS encoding cupin domain-containing protein: MQESTQKKYHVADFAQIEGTACPCGTARRAFADVDEFPGTLHVTEISETAELHYHRKLTETYYFLECGEDAQMQLDEEIIPVHAGMAIVIPPGVRHRAIGTMKIINIVFPKFDPADEWLD, translated from the coding sequence ATGCAGGAATCGACTCAAAAAAAATATCACGTTGCTGACTTCGCTCAGATCGAAGGGACCGCTTGCCCTTGTGGGACTGCCCGCCGCGCATTTGCTGATGTAGATGAGTTTCCCGGAACCCTGCACGTTACCGAGATATCTGAAACAGCAGAGCTGCACTATCATCGCAAACTGACAGAAACATACTACTTCCTGGAGTGTGGTGAAGATGCGCAAATGCAACTCGATGAAGAAATCATCCCTGTACACGCCGGAATGGCTATCGTAATACCTCCCGGGGTCCGTCACCGTGCTATCGGCACCATGAAAATCATCAACATCGTTTTTCCGAAGTTTGACCCTGCTGATGAATGGCTCGATTGA